In Sporosarcina psychrophila, a genomic segment contains:
- a CDS encoding DEAD/DEAH box helicase: MIPDTLQANLRDYQLTGFQWLKSLAQYQLGGILADDMGLGKTLQCIAYIQSEKQAQSGKPVLVVAPASLVYNWKNEFSKFSPELRVDIATGTVQERKVILGQDNIPDVYITSYHTLRQDLEWYEEQEFHTLILDDAQSIKNYASKIAQAVRAITAHKRFALSGTPIENSVDELWAIFQAIMPGFLHDQKTFRSLKPEYIARMVKPFILRRLKKDVLKELPDKIEMVHYSELKKEQKELYLGYLDKIRAETKESLDTEGLGKGRIKILAGLTRLRQLCCHPSLFIENYEGQSGKLEELFEIIENGRENGRKILIFSQFSSMLNIIRKKLVRTGQSCFYLDGQTPAKERVQLVDDFNEGSETIFLISLRAGGTGLNLTGADTVVLYDLWWNPAIEEQAIGRAHRMGQKNVVQVIKLIAQGTIEEKINELQQSKKELIDQVIQTGETMLSSLSEDDIREILSI; the protein is encoded by the coding sequence GTGATACCGGACACACTTCAAGCAAACTTGCGAGATTATCAGTTGACGGGTTTTCAGTGGTTGAAGTCATTGGCACAATACCAACTGGGTGGAATTTTAGCAGATGACATGGGCTTAGGAAAGACCTTGCAATGTATTGCTTATATCCAATCTGAGAAGCAGGCTCAGTCGGGGAAGCCCGTGCTCGTAGTCGCTCCAGCATCATTGGTTTATAATTGGAAGAATGAATTCAGTAAGTTTTCTCCTGAATTAAGGGTGGATATCGCTACTGGAACAGTTCAGGAAAGAAAGGTTATTTTGGGCCAGGATAATATTCCGGATGTATACATTACCTCCTATCATACGTTGAGGCAGGATTTAGAGTGGTATGAGGAGCAAGAATTCCATACGCTTATTCTAGATGATGCGCAGTCGATAAAAAACTATGCATCCAAAATTGCGCAAGCAGTAAGGGCGATAACGGCGCATAAGCGGTTTGCCTTGTCTGGGACGCCGATTGAAAATTCAGTGGACGAGTTGTGGGCGATTTTTCAAGCAATCATGCCTGGGTTTTTACATGATCAGAAAACGTTTCGTAGTTTAAAACCTGAATACATTGCTAGGATGGTTAAACCTTTTATTTTGAGAAGGTTGAAAAAGGACGTTTTGAAGGAATTACCTGACAAAATTGAAATGGTTCATTACTCAGAACTGAAGAAAGAACAGAAGGAGCTTTACCTCGGCTACTTGGACAAAATCCGCGCTGAAACAAAAGAGTCACTTGACACAGAAGGTTTAGGTAAAGGGAGAATTAAAATTTTGGCGGGACTGACAAGACTTCGACAGCTTTGTTGTCACCCCTCTTTATTCATCGAGAACTACGAAGGGCAATCTGGAAAGCTGGAAGAGCTTTTTGAGATTATTGAAAACGGACGGGAAAATGGCCGCAAAATCTTAATCTTTTCACAGTTTTCAAGCATGTTGAACATTATTAGGAAAAAACTTGTGCGAACAGGACAGAGTTGCTTCTATTTAGATGGTCAAACGCCAGCCAAGGAGCGAGTTCAACTCGTCGATGATTTTAATGAAGGATCTGAAACGATTTTTCTTATTTCATTAAGAGCGGGCGGAACGGGTCTGAATTTAACCGGGGCAGATACGGTTGTTCTCTATGACTTATGGTGGAATCCAGCAATCGAGGAGCAAGCGATTGGGAGGGCACATCGAATGGGGCAGAAAAATGTCGTTCAAGTTATAAAACTGATTGCCCAAGGAACAATAGAAGAAAAGATAAACGAATTGCAGCAAAGTAAAAAGGAATTAATCGATCAAGTTATTCAAACAGGCGAAACGATGCTATCCTCGTTATCGGAAGATGATATTCGGGAGATATTATCGATTTAA
- a CDS encoding SEC-C metal-binding domain-containing protein gives MGVENTKTFVNDVSIGRNEPCICGSGKKYKKCCGA, from the coding sequence ATGGGAGTGGAAAACACTAAAACATTTGTTAACGATGTAAGCATTGGAAGGAATGAACCTTGTATTTGTGGAAGTGGAAAAAAGTATAAAAAATGTTGTGGGGCATAA
- a CDS encoding ferritin — protein MISQRLADALNQQMNNEFNAAQAYMAMAAYCEHNNYAGFANYYLQQAEEERFHGMKIYNYMNDRGLQAKFSATSEPKIEFASVLDTFESGLLQEKGVTKNFYELTDLAWEEKEHATISFLRWFLDEQVEEEASFDTHIEYLKRIGEDKNALYIYEKELGQRDFSAESGE, from the coding sequence ATGATTAGTCAACGACTAGCAGATGCTCTTAATCAGCAAATGAATAATGAGTTCAACGCTGCACAAGCTTATATGGCAATGGCTGCTTATTGCGAGCACAATAATTATGCTGGCTTTGCCAATTATTATCTTCAACAAGCCGAAGAAGAGCGTTTTCACGGCATGAAAATTTATAACTATATGAATGACCGTGGGTTACAAGCTAAATTCTCCGCAACGTCAGAGCCAAAAATCGAATTCGCGTCAGTATTGGATACATTTGAATCGGGTTTACTACAAGAAAAAGGCGTTACCAAGAACTTTTATGAATTAACGGACCTCGCTTGGGAAGAAAAAGAACATGCCACAATTTCGTTTTTGAGATGGTTCTTGGACGAACAAGTTGAAGAGGAAGCATCTTTCGATACACATATCGAGTATTTGAAGCGTATCGGAGAAGATAAAAACGCATTATATATTTATGAGAAAGAACTTGGGCAACGCGACTTCTCTGCAGAATCTGGAGAATGA
- a CDS encoding DUF485 domain-containing protein, with translation MGKNPKKKQASETLDYEKIINTPEFKNLVKRKRIFSTPYIIFFFIAYFTLPILTGYTTILENRAIGWMTWTWVYSLSMFVMVWVFTSIYMNKAKSFDIDVEEILKKNVLK, from the coding sequence GTGGGTAAAAATCCGAAGAAAAAGCAAGCAAGTGAAACATTGGACTATGAAAAAATTATCAATACACCTGAATTCAAAAATTTAGTCAAACGAAAAAGAATCTTTTCTACGCCATACATTATTTTCTTTTTTATCGCCTATTTTACACTACCTATTCTCACCGGATATACAACCATACTTGAAAATCGAGCCATCGGTTGGATGACTTGGACATGGGTCTATTCATTAAGCATGTTCGTAATGGTATGGGTGTTTACATCCATCTATATGAACAAAGCTAAAAGCTTCGATATAGACGTTGAAGAAATTCTAAAGAAAAATGTTTTAAAATAA
- a CDS encoding cation acetate symporter, whose product MDNIISIAIFVAVIGLTLGITYWAAKQTTTASDFYTAGGSLTGWQNGMAIAGDYLSAASFLGIAGAISLNGFDGFYYSIGWLTAYLVVLFLIAEPLRNLGKFTMADMIGARFGAKKVRGAAALNTITIVLFYMLAQLVGAGALIKLLLGIDYWIAVLIVGVMMTIYVLFGGMTATSWVQIVKAILLMIGTIVISFLVLLKFNFNFIGMFDAMRTATPHGDAFLHSGIIYKDPIGLISVLIALVLGTAGLPHILMRFFTVKDAKTARSSVIYAVWIIGIFYVLTIFLGFGAAKFVGVDAIVAENAAGNMAAPMLAGVLGGSALESFVAAVAFATILAVVAGLVLSGASAIAHDIYAEIIKKGKVTEKQQVRAARFAALAVAIVSIILALGAEKLNVAFLVSLAFCIAASANVPTILLTIYWKKFNTTGAVASMLTGLIVALVLVALSPSVINPVEGAAFFVGQPLFPYSNPAIISVPAGFLAAIIGTLVSSKKFEAEEVSYAEVKFKAETGYRELER is encoded by the coding sequence GTGGACAATATTATATCAATTGCAATTTTCGTTGCAGTGATTGGATTGACACTCGGTATTACTTACTGGGCTGCTAAACAGACAACAACTGCAAGTGATTTTTACACGGCTGGGGGATCGTTAACCGGTTGGCAAAACGGAATGGCGATTGCTGGGGACTACTTGTCTGCTGCATCATTCCTTGGAATTGCCGGAGCAATTTCGTTAAACGGATTTGATGGATTTTACTATAGTATCGGTTGGTTAACTGCTTATCTAGTAGTTTTATTTCTAATCGCCGAGCCGCTTCGTAATCTAGGGAAATTTACAATGGCCGACATGATTGGAGCACGTTTTGGAGCAAAAAAGGTTCGTGGCGCTGCAGCGTTAAATACAATTACGATTGTGTTATTTTATATGCTTGCTCAGCTTGTAGGTGCAGGTGCACTTATTAAATTACTTCTTGGAATTGACTACTGGATTGCAGTTCTAATCGTTGGTGTCATGATGACAATCTATGTACTATTCGGTGGTATGACTGCAACAAGTTGGGTTCAAATTGTTAAAGCGATTTTACTTATGATAGGAACCATTGTTATTTCATTCCTCGTTTTGTTAAAGTTTAATTTCAACTTTATTGGGATGTTTGATGCCATGAGAACGGCAACACCACATGGCGATGCCTTCTTACATTCCGGAATAATCTATAAAGATCCGATTGGTTTGATCTCTGTACTAATTGCACTCGTTTTAGGTACGGCTGGCTTACCGCATATCTTAATGCGTTTCTTCACGGTAAAAGATGCGAAAACAGCTCGTTCTTCTGTTATTTATGCAGTTTGGATTATTGGTATATTCTACGTCTTAACCATTTTCCTTGGATTCGGTGCAGCTAAGTTTGTTGGTGTGGATGCCATTGTTGCTGAGAATGCTGCTGGGAACATGGCCGCACCAATGTTAGCGGGTGTGTTGGGAGGATCAGCACTTGAGTCATTCGTTGCAGCGGTTGCGTTCGCAACGATTCTAGCAGTTGTTGCCGGACTTGTTTTGTCAGGAGCTTCAGCTATTGCACATGATATTTACGCAGAAATTATTAAAAAAGGAAAAGTAACAGAGAAACAACAAGTAAGAGCTGCAAGATTCGCTGCACTTGCTGTTGCTATTGTCTCAATCATTTTAGCACTAGGTGCGGAAAAATTGAATGTAGCGTTTCTTGTTTCACTCGCATTCTGTATCGCCGCCTCTGCGAACGTTCCGACAATTCTTCTTACGATCTATTGGAAAAAGTTCAATACGACAGGCGCAGTTGCTTCAATGTTAACCGGTTTGATTGTCGCGCTTGTTCTTGTTGCATTAAGTCCTAGCGTTATTAATCCTGTAGAAGGAGCGGCGTTCTTCGTTGGGCAACCACTCTTCCCATATTCGAACCCTGCCATAATTTCAGTTCCAGCAGGATTCTTAGCAGCGATTATTGGTACACTCGTTTCATCTAAGAAATTCGAAGCTGAAGAGGTTTCTTATGCCGAAGTGAAATTTAAAGCAGAAACAGGTTATAGAGAGCTAGAACGATAA